A single genomic interval of Syngnathoides biaculeatus isolate LvHL_M chromosome 1, ASM1980259v1, whole genome shotgun sequence harbors:
- the col16a1 gene encoding collagen alpha-1(XVI) chain isoform X2 has product MSRDTLSFPWTSTGQMAPCRCEPDGRTPRATCPVETQPLEARGKVPTDGNTLLGIRAADAGPVLMDIQQLVLYCDPSLASQETCCEIPGARCPPDASKSRRAAENELENTFNQEIFSSKDLAEKVLNLAQLAGIKGEKGSRGDDCLSVQSSPCAEGTKGEKGEKGEGALLANWAEAAEFKELKGQKGEIGPQGLTGTPGKDGRAGSICVVGPKGQKGTSGSVGPEGLAGEPGTPGLPGQPGLGEPGPAGPPGQPGGPKGDTGDPGPQGDDGLPGDPGPRGPAGHKGEKGEPCEVCPTLPVDLGNTVALQGMRGPKGEPGLPGVGERGPPGLQGVDGKSGQKGEAGSDGVKGEKGEPCSACPTLGEIPPNLVSGLATQTLQVKGQKGEPGIGIQGEQGDAGNVGPPGPRGEKGNAGRRGADGKPGKLGAKGSAGRNGEKGEKGEIGLPGLSLPGQKGEPGQCGACQPYEVGSGPASIKIPEGTIGNPGEPGPPGAPGLPGLGADGKQGPPGAAGEKGDKGDQGDKGDTGDDGAPGVPGLPGEPGQDGRMGIKGEKGDACTSCSSLGTAVGDVTAVPGQKGERGEPGAPGVSKTGKNGKPGLPGVQGPPGLKGSKGEPGLAGVGLPGVQGIEGPRGLPGIAGPSGSRGTPGPAGPAGEKGVSGDAGPPGPQGPMGFGVTGPPGRDGAPGSRGSPGADGRPGLDGAKGDKGDPGECNCVMPMQSGGGGPGAPGALIGTWQPGPQGPPGPPGPPGPPGPHGTNGVPGSQKSDLRLLPQDASDEDGDKACEGDCSQGMPGVPGMAGAKGEKGDQGKPGVTPLDNCDSCLEKLQATEPRDPCSCTGSPGVPGVPGSQGIRGEPGIPGDRGQAGLPGNMGPPGFPGPPGPSGSPGQQGEQGTAGLAGIKGEQGPSGTPGYPGSMGAPGLPGLKGERGSPGTSGQKGESGPSGLPGYQGQAGAPGGKGDPGPAGPVGPKGDQGFQGQPGFPGTPGPPGLAGKTGREGPQGLKGEKGNDGAQGSQGQTGPPGSPGSPGLMGPPGIEGIDGKDGKPGLRGEMGPPGPVGPRGIPGFKGKTGHTGFPGPKGEVGPSGPPGSPGRPGHEGDPGTPGAQGRPGPSGHIGSPGPAGPPGPPGPSGVGIKGDKGQNGERGLPGMPGTPGPPGHPGLMGEPGNDGSPGKDGMAGLHGENGKPGQKGEPGATGERGSPGERGRPGPPGGGLGYHSKDAQPMIGPVGPRGERGSPGSAGPPGLPGTPGSPGNDAVVNYDEIKNFIRQQVIKIFDERMAYYMSRMQMPVEMVSSPGRPGPPGKDGIPGNPGAPGAPGNPGLMGRQGRSGPQGPAGPRGPGGPKGDKGVGEMGDAGPPGAPGIPGSPGYGKMGPPGPVGQQGVPGIPGPPGPAGSKGNDGRCNPSDCMSHQVEYSPKGPSVKGPW; this is encoded by the exons ATGAGCAGGGATACCCTCAG CTTTCCGTGGACCTCAACGGGCCAGATGGCACCCTGTCGTTGCGAGCCAGACGGGCGGACGCCGCGGGCGACCTG CCCCGTCGAGACGCAGCCCCTGGAGGCCCGAGGAAAAGTGCCCACTGATGGAAATACCCTGCTGGGCATTCGGGCCGCAGATGCCGGGCCTGTACTG aTGGACATTCAGCAGTTGGTGCTCTATTGTGATCCATCCCTCGCCAGCCAGGAAACCTGCTGTGAGATACCAGGCGCTCGA TGCCCCCCGGATGCCTCCAAGAGCCGACGGGCCGCAGAGAATGAGTTGGAAAACACGTTTAACCAG GAGATCTTCTCATCCAAGGACCTGGCAGAGAAA GTTTTAAATCTTGCTCAACTTGCTGGGATCAAAGGGGAAAAAGGCAGTCGG GGTGATGATTGTTTGAGCGTCCAGTCAAGTCCA TGCGCGGAGGGAACTAAAGGCGAGAAAGGAGAGAAAGGAGAGGGG GCGCTGCTTGCCAACTGGGCCGAAGCGGCAGAGTTCAAG GAACTCAAAGGTCAAAAGGGTGAGATTGGTCCACAGGGTCTCACAGGCACTCCAGGGAAGGAT GGTCGAGCAGGCTCCATCTGCGTTGTCGGGCCCAAGGGACAGAAG GGCACCTCAGGATCGGTGGGTCCTGAAGGCTTGGCCGGTGAGCCCGGAACGCCCGGACTACCGGGCCAGCCCGGACTCGGCGAGCCAGGTCCAGCT GGCCCTCCTGGTCAACCTGGTGGTCCTAAAGGAGACACG GGTGACCCCGGACCTCAAGGGGACGATGGATTACCTGGAGATCCG GGTCCAAGAGGACCAGCTGGGCATAAAGGAGAAAAG GGAGAGCCATGCGAAGTGTGCCCCACACTGCCCGTCGATCTCGGCAACACGGTGGCTTTGCAAGGGATGAGGGGCCCCAAAGGAGAGCCCGGTTTGCCAGGAGTTGGAGAGAGAGGACCACCT GGACTTCAAGGTGTGGATGGAAAGAGCGGACAGAAG ggAGAAGCAGGATCAGATGGTGTGAAAGGAGAAAAG GGTGAGCCCTGCTCTGCGTGCCCCACCTTGGGTGAGATTCCCCCAAACCTGGTCTCCGGTCTCGCGACTCAAACTCTGCAAGTGAAGGGCCAAAAAGGAGAGCCAGGCATTGGAATTCAAGGAGAACAA GGAGACGCTGGAAATGTAGGACCACCTGGCCCAAGAGGAGAGAAG GGGAATGCGGGGAGAAGAGGAGCTGATGGTAAGCCG ggAAAACTTGGTGCAAAAGGATCGGCTGGCAGGAATGGAGAGAAGGGTGAAAAG GGAGAGATTGGACTGCCTGGTCTCAGCCTTCCCGGCCAGAAAGGGGAGCCG GGCCAGTGTGGTGCGTGCCAGCCATACGAAGTTGGCAGCGGTCCTGCCAGCATCAAAATACCTGAGGGAACAATAGGCAACCCAGGTGAACCTGGCCCTCCGGGTGCGCCTGGACTTCCCGGGCTTGGGGCAGATGGCAAACAG GGCCCCCCGGGTGCTGCTGGAGAGAAAGGAGATAAG GGTGACCAAGGTGACAAAGGTGATACTGGAGACGACGGTGCTCCTGGAGTCCCAGGACTGCCTGGAGAGCCGGGACAGGATGGACGAATGGGCATCAAGGGAGAAAAG GGTGATGCTTGTACCAGCTGTTCatctctgggcactgcggtgGGCGACGTTACGGCTGTGCCGGGGCAAAAAGGAGAAAGGGGAGAGCCTGGTGCTCCAGGAGTGAGCAAGACGGGCAAAAAT GGTAAACCAGGCTTACCGGGCGTACAAGGGCCCCCTGGTCTCAAAGGCAGCAAG GGAGAACCTGGACTTGCAGGAGTCGGCCTCCCAGGTGTACAG GGTATTGAAGGACCAAGAGGACTTCCGGGTATTGCT GGACCTTCTGGATCCAGAGGAACACCTGGCCCCGCAGGTCCTGCTGGGGAAAAG GGCGTGAGCGGAGATGCTGGGCCTCCAGGACCTCAAGGGCCAATGGGCTTCGGCGTAACTGGGCCACCA GGTAGAGACGGCGCTCCCGGCTCCCGCGGATCTCCAGGAGCGGATGGCAGACCT GGGCTTGATGGAGCTAAGGGGGACAAG GGCGACCCCGGCGAGTGCAACTGCGTAATGCCAATGCAGTCGGGTGGAGGTGGACCT GGGGCCCCCGGGGCTTTAATAGGCACGTGGCAGCCAGGCCCTCAG GGACCACCAGGACCACCGGGCCCGCCAGGTCCACCAGGGCCTCATGGTACCAACGGAGTGCCAGGATCTCAA AAGTCTGACTTGCGGTTGTTGCCTCAGGATGCTTCTGATGAAGACGGCGAT AAAGCATGTGAAGGGGACTGTTCCCAAGGGATGCCGGGAGTGCCAGGCATGGCTGGTGCCAAGGGCGAAAAGGGAGACCAGGGGAAACCTGGTGTAACCCCCTTGGATAACTGTGACAGC TGTTTGGAGAAACTACAGGCAACAGAACCAAGG GACCCCTGCAGCTGCACAGGATCACCTGGAGTTCCAGGGGTGCCCGGGTCACAGGGAATACGCGGGGAACCT GGCATCCCGGGAGACAGAGGACAAGCTGGGCTTCCGGGAAACATG GGGCCTCCAGGCTTCCCAGGTCCTCCAGGCCCATCTGGCTCACCT GGTCAGCAAGGGGAGCAAGGGACAGCTGGACTAGCTGGAATCAAGGGCGAACAGG GCCCTTCAGGGACACCGGGCTATCCTGGATCCATGGGGGCTCCTGGACTACCG ggATTGAAAGGTGAACGTGGAAGCCCAGGGACGAGTGGTCAGAAAGGAGAATCG GGTCCTTCTGGTCTCCCCGGGTATCAAGGACAGGCGGGCGCACCG GGGGGTAAAGGAGATCCAGGACCAGCAGGACCAGTTGGACCAAAAGGAGATCAG GGCTTTCAAGGACAACCCGGATTCCCTGGAACACCA GGCCCACCAGGCCTTGCTGGCAAAACTGGAAGGGAAGGACCTCAAGGGCTCAAGGGTGAAAAG GGCAACGATGGCGCCCAAGGTTCTCAAGGACAAACTGGCCCCCCAGGCTCACCGGGCTCCCCGGGGCTGATG GGACCTCCCGGCATTGAGGGAATTGATGGAAAAGATGGCAAACCGGGGCTGCGG GGAGAGATGGGCCCACCAGGACCAGTGGGCCCACGAGGAATCCCA GGATTCAAAGGAAAAACAGGCCACACTGGCTTTCCAGGACCAAAG GGGGAGGTTGGACCTTCAGGTCCACCTGGATCACCAGGTAGACCAGGACACGAG GGTGATCCCGGAACACCAGGAGCTCAGGGACGACCCGGACCATCTGGCCACATT GGTTCACCAGGTCCAGCTGGACCCCCAGGACCTCCCGGTCCATCAGGAGTG GGTATCAAGGGAGATAAAGGTCAGAACGGAGAGAGAGGTCTCCCAGGAATGCCCGGGACTCCAGGGCCACCTGGTCACCCAGGATTAATG GGAGAGCCGGGTAATGATGGTTCTCCCGGCAAAGAT GGTATGGCAGGCCTTCACGGTGAGAATGGAAAGCCAGGTCAAAAG GGTGAGCCAGGGGCCACGGGTGAAAGAGGCTCTCCAGGGGAGAGAGGCAGACCTGGGCCCCCTGGTGGTGGCTTGGGATATCACTCCAAGGATGCGCAGCCAATGATTGGCCCGGTCGGGCCAAGAGGGGAACGGGGAAGCCCTGGTTCCGCCGGTCCTCCCGGACTACCTGGTACTCCAGGGTCACCAGGAAATGAT GCTGTAGTCAATTACGATGAAATCAAGAACTTCATCCGTCAGCAAGTCATCAAGATTTTCGATG AGAGGATGGCCTACTACATGTCTCGTATGCAGATGCCTGTAGAAATGGTGTCATCTCCTGGACGGCCCGGACCCCCTGGAAAAGACGGCATTCCCGGTAATCCCGGAGCCCCCGGCGCCCCCGGAAACCCAGGACTGATGGGTCGACAAGGTCGGTCTGGACCCCAAGGCCCGGCTG GACCGCGAGGACCTGGTGGTCCAAAGGGAGATAAGGGCGTAGGAGAGATGGGAGATGCAGGACCTCCAGGAGCGCCAG GTATCCCAGGTTCCCCAGGCTATGGTAAGATGGGACCCCCAGGTCCCGTTGGCCAGCAGGGAGTGCCTGGAATCCCGGGTCCACCCGGACCGGCTGGTTCGAAGGGAAACGATGGCCGGTGTAACCCCTCAGACTGCATGAGCCATCAAGTAGAATATAGCCCCAAGGGCCCTTCTGTCAAGGGGCCCTGGTAA
- the col16a1 gene encoding collagen alpha-1(XVI) chain isoform X1, with translation MWLLWSCLTLLAVSLRSCETLPSEQDVQCPSLQVDEWKFPHSLRDNITGFNLVRRFSLLKNQDVKKIRNPRGPVILRLGKTPLIRPTDEVFPDGLPDEFTLIFTLALKKAALRDTSYLLQISDEQGYPQLSVDLNGPDGTLSLRARRADAAGDLVSCVFSNEGVEPLLDLRWHKVALSVRQHSASLLVDCSPVETQPLEARGKVPTDGNTLLGIRAADAGPVLMDIQQLVLYCDPSLASQETCCEIPGARCPPDASKSRRAAENELENTFNQEIFSSKDLAEKVLNLAQLAGIKGEKGSRGDDCLSVQSSPCAEGTKGEKGEKGEGALLANWAEAAEFKELKGQKGEIGPQGLTGTPGKDGRAGSICVVGPKGQKGTSGSVGPEGLAGEPGTPGLPGQPGLGEPGPAGPPGQPGGPKGDTGDPGPQGDDGLPGDPGPRGPAGHKGEKGEPCEVCPTLPVDLGNTVALQGMRGPKGEPGLPGVGERGPPGLQGVDGKSGQKGEAGSDGVKGEKGEPCSACPTLGEIPPNLVSGLATQTLQVKGQKGEPGIGIQGEQGDAGNVGPPGPRGEKGNAGRRGADGKPGKLGAKGSAGRNGEKGEKGEIGLPGLSLPGQKGEPGQCGACQPYEVGSGPASIKIPEGTIGNPGEPGPPGAPGLPGLGADGKQGPPGAAGEKGDKGDQGDKGDTGDDGAPGVPGLPGEPGQDGRMGIKGEKGDACTSCSSLGTAVGDVTAVPGQKGERGEPGAPGVSKTGKNGKPGLPGVQGPPGLKGSKGEPGLAGVGLPGVQGIEGPRGLPGIAGPSGSRGTPGPAGPAGEKGVSGDAGPPGPQGPMGFGVTGPPGRDGAPGSRGSPGADGRPGLDGAKGDKGDPGECNCVMPMQSGGGGPGAPGALIGTWQPGPQGPPGPPGPPGPPGPHGTNGVPGSQKSDLRLLPQDASDEDGDKACEGDCSQGMPGVPGMAGAKGEKGDQGKPGVTPLDNCDSCLEKLQATEPRDPCSCTGSPGVPGVPGSQGIRGEPGIPGDRGQAGLPGNMGPPGFPGPPGPSGSPGQQGEQGTAGLAGIKGEQGPSGTPGYPGSMGAPGLPGLKGERGSPGTSGQKGESGPSGLPGYQGQAGAPGGKGDPGPAGPVGPKGDQGFQGQPGFPGTPGPPGLAGKTGREGPQGLKGEKGNDGAQGSQGQTGPPGSPGSPGLMGPPGIEGIDGKDGKPGLRGEMGPPGPVGPRGIPGFKGKTGHTGFPGPKGEVGPSGPPGSPGRPGHEGDPGTPGAQGRPGPSGHIGSPGPAGPPGPPGPSGVGIKGDKGQNGERGLPGMPGTPGPPGHPGLMGEPGNDGSPGKDGMAGLHGENGKPGQKGEPGATGERGSPGERGRPGPPGGGLGYHSKDAQPMIGPVGPRGERGSPGSAGPPGLPGTPGSPGNDAVVNYDEIKNFIRQQVIKIFDERMAYYMSRMQMPVEMVSSPGRPGPPGKDGIPGNPGAPGAPGNPGLMGRQGRSGPQGPAGPRGPGGPKGDKGVGEMGDAGPPGAPGIPGSPGYGKMGPPGPVGQQGVPGIPGPPGPAGSKGNDGRCNPSDCMSHQVEYSPKGPSVKGPW, from the exons ATGTGGCTTCTTTGGTCCTGCCTGACTCTGCTGGCCGTCAGCCTCAGATCCTGCGAAACACTTCCATCGGAGCAAG ATGTACAGTGCCCATCCTTACAAGTAGATGAATGGAAGTTTCCTCATTCGCTCAGGGACAATATCACAG GCTTTAATTTGGTGAGGCGGTTCTCCCTTCTCAAGAACCAAGACGTCAAGAAAATCCGCAACCCTCGCGGACCCGTCATCCTCCGCTTGGGCAAGACTCCGCTCATTCGCCCCACTGA TGAGGTGTTTCCTGATGGCCTTCCTGATGAGTTCACTCTGATATTCACCTTGGCGTTAAAGAAGGCTGCCCTGAGGGACACCAGCTACCTCCTCCAGATATCTGATGAGCAGGGATACCCTCAG CTTTCCGTGGACCTCAACGGGCCAGATGGCACCCTGTCGTTGCGAGCCAGACGGGCGGACGCCGCGGGCGACCTGGTGAGCTGCGTTTTCAGTAACGAGGGTGTAGAACCTCTGCTGGACTTACGCTGGCACAAGGTGGCGCTCAGCGTCCGACAACATTCCGCCTCCCTCCTCGTGGACTGCAGCCCCGTCGAGACGCAGCCCCTGGAGGCCCGAGGAAAAGTGCCCACTGATGGAAATACCCTGCTGGGCATTCGGGCCGCAGATGCCGGGCCTGTACTG aTGGACATTCAGCAGTTGGTGCTCTATTGTGATCCATCCCTCGCCAGCCAGGAAACCTGCTGTGAGATACCAGGCGCTCGA TGCCCCCCGGATGCCTCCAAGAGCCGACGGGCCGCAGAGAATGAGTTGGAAAACACGTTTAACCAG GAGATCTTCTCATCCAAGGACCTGGCAGAGAAA GTTTTAAATCTTGCTCAACTTGCTGGGATCAAAGGGGAAAAAGGCAGTCGG GGTGATGATTGTTTGAGCGTCCAGTCAAGTCCA TGCGCGGAGGGAACTAAAGGCGAGAAAGGAGAGAAAGGAGAGGGG GCGCTGCTTGCCAACTGGGCCGAAGCGGCAGAGTTCAAG GAACTCAAAGGTCAAAAGGGTGAGATTGGTCCACAGGGTCTCACAGGCACTCCAGGGAAGGAT GGTCGAGCAGGCTCCATCTGCGTTGTCGGGCCCAAGGGACAGAAG GGCACCTCAGGATCGGTGGGTCCTGAAGGCTTGGCCGGTGAGCCCGGAACGCCCGGACTACCGGGCCAGCCCGGACTCGGCGAGCCAGGTCCAGCT GGCCCTCCTGGTCAACCTGGTGGTCCTAAAGGAGACACG GGTGACCCCGGACCTCAAGGGGACGATGGATTACCTGGAGATCCG GGTCCAAGAGGACCAGCTGGGCATAAAGGAGAAAAG GGAGAGCCATGCGAAGTGTGCCCCACACTGCCCGTCGATCTCGGCAACACGGTGGCTTTGCAAGGGATGAGGGGCCCCAAAGGAGAGCCCGGTTTGCCAGGAGTTGGAGAGAGAGGACCACCT GGACTTCAAGGTGTGGATGGAAAGAGCGGACAGAAG ggAGAAGCAGGATCAGATGGTGTGAAAGGAGAAAAG GGTGAGCCCTGCTCTGCGTGCCCCACCTTGGGTGAGATTCCCCCAAACCTGGTCTCCGGTCTCGCGACTCAAACTCTGCAAGTGAAGGGCCAAAAAGGAGAGCCAGGCATTGGAATTCAAGGAGAACAA GGAGACGCTGGAAATGTAGGACCACCTGGCCCAAGAGGAGAGAAG GGGAATGCGGGGAGAAGAGGAGCTGATGGTAAGCCG ggAAAACTTGGTGCAAAAGGATCGGCTGGCAGGAATGGAGAGAAGGGTGAAAAG GGAGAGATTGGACTGCCTGGTCTCAGCCTTCCCGGCCAGAAAGGGGAGCCG GGCCAGTGTGGTGCGTGCCAGCCATACGAAGTTGGCAGCGGTCCTGCCAGCATCAAAATACCTGAGGGAACAATAGGCAACCCAGGTGAACCTGGCCCTCCGGGTGCGCCTGGACTTCCCGGGCTTGGGGCAGATGGCAAACAG GGCCCCCCGGGTGCTGCTGGAGAGAAAGGAGATAAG GGTGACCAAGGTGACAAAGGTGATACTGGAGACGACGGTGCTCCTGGAGTCCCAGGACTGCCTGGAGAGCCGGGACAGGATGGACGAATGGGCATCAAGGGAGAAAAG GGTGATGCTTGTACCAGCTGTTCatctctgggcactgcggtgGGCGACGTTACGGCTGTGCCGGGGCAAAAAGGAGAAAGGGGAGAGCCTGGTGCTCCAGGAGTGAGCAAGACGGGCAAAAAT GGTAAACCAGGCTTACCGGGCGTACAAGGGCCCCCTGGTCTCAAAGGCAGCAAG GGAGAACCTGGACTTGCAGGAGTCGGCCTCCCAGGTGTACAG GGTATTGAAGGACCAAGAGGACTTCCGGGTATTGCT GGACCTTCTGGATCCAGAGGAACACCTGGCCCCGCAGGTCCTGCTGGGGAAAAG GGCGTGAGCGGAGATGCTGGGCCTCCAGGACCTCAAGGGCCAATGGGCTTCGGCGTAACTGGGCCACCA GGTAGAGACGGCGCTCCCGGCTCCCGCGGATCTCCAGGAGCGGATGGCAGACCT GGGCTTGATGGAGCTAAGGGGGACAAG GGCGACCCCGGCGAGTGCAACTGCGTAATGCCAATGCAGTCGGGTGGAGGTGGACCT GGGGCCCCCGGGGCTTTAATAGGCACGTGGCAGCCAGGCCCTCAG GGACCACCAGGACCACCGGGCCCGCCAGGTCCACCAGGGCCTCATGGTACCAACGGAGTGCCAGGATCTCAA AAGTCTGACTTGCGGTTGTTGCCTCAGGATGCTTCTGATGAAGACGGCGAT AAAGCATGTGAAGGGGACTGTTCCCAAGGGATGCCGGGAGTGCCAGGCATGGCTGGTGCCAAGGGCGAAAAGGGAGACCAGGGGAAACCTGGTGTAACCCCCTTGGATAACTGTGACAGC TGTTTGGAGAAACTACAGGCAACAGAACCAAGG GACCCCTGCAGCTGCACAGGATCACCTGGAGTTCCAGGGGTGCCCGGGTCACAGGGAATACGCGGGGAACCT GGCATCCCGGGAGACAGAGGACAAGCTGGGCTTCCGGGAAACATG GGGCCTCCAGGCTTCCCAGGTCCTCCAGGCCCATCTGGCTCACCT GGTCAGCAAGGGGAGCAAGGGACAGCTGGACTAGCTGGAATCAAGGGCGAACAGG GCCCTTCAGGGACACCGGGCTATCCTGGATCCATGGGGGCTCCTGGACTACCG ggATTGAAAGGTGAACGTGGAAGCCCAGGGACGAGTGGTCAGAAAGGAGAATCG GGTCCTTCTGGTCTCCCCGGGTATCAAGGACAGGCGGGCGCACCG GGGGGTAAAGGAGATCCAGGACCAGCAGGACCAGTTGGACCAAAAGGAGATCAG GGCTTTCAAGGACAACCCGGATTCCCTGGAACACCA GGCCCACCAGGCCTTGCTGGCAAAACTGGAAGGGAAGGACCTCAAGGGCTCAAGGGTGAAAAG GGCAACGATGGCGCCCAAGGTTCTCAAGGACAAACTGGCCCCCCAGGCTCACCGGGCTCCCCGGGGCTGATG GGACCTCCCGGCATTGAGGGAATTGATGGAAAAGATGGCAAACCGGGGCTGCGG GGAGAGATGGGCCCACCAGGACCAGTGGGCCCACGAGGAATCCCA GGATTCAAAGGAAAAACAGGCCACACTGGCTTTCCAGGACCAAAG GGGGAGGTTGGACCTTCAGGTCCACCTGGATCACCAGGTAGACCAGGACACGAG GGTGATCCCGGAACACCAGGAGCTCAGGGACGACCCGGACCATCTGGCCACATT GGTTCACCAGGTCCAGCTGGACCCCCAGGACCTCCCGGTCCATCAGGAGTG GGTATCAAGGGAGATAAAGGTCAGAACGGAGAGAGAGGTCTCCCAGGAATGCCCGGGACTCCAGGGCCACCTGGTCACCCAGGATTAATG GGAGAGCCGGGTAATGATGGTTCTCCCGGCAAAGAT GGTATGGCAGGCCTTCACGGTGAGAATGGAAAGCCAGGTCAAAAG GGTGAGCCAGGGGCCACGGGTGAAAGAGGCTCTCCAGGGGAGAGAGGCAGACCTGGGCCCCCTGGTGGTGGCTTGGGATATCACTCCAAGGATGCGCAGCCAATGATTGGCCCGGTCGGGCCAAGAGGGGAACGGGGAAGCCCTGGTTCCGCCGGTCCTCCCGGACTACCTGGTACTCCAGGGTCACCAGGAAATGAT GCTGTAGTCAATTACGATGAAATCAAGAACTTCATCCGTCAGCAAGTCATCAAGATTTTCGATG AGAGGATGGCCTACTACATGTCTCGTATGCAGATGCCTGTAGAAATGGTGTCATCTCCTGGACGGCCCGGACCCCCTGGAAAAGACGGCATTCCCGGTAATCCCGGAGCCCCCGGCGCCCCCGGAAACCCAGGACTGATGGGTCGACAAGGTCGGTCTGGACCCCAAGGCCCGGCTG GACCGCGAGGACCTGGTGGTCCAAAGGGAGATAAGGGCGTAGGAGAGATGGGAGATGCAGGACCTCCAGGAGCGCCAG GTATCCCAGGTTCCCCAGGCTATGGTAAGATGGGACCCCCAGGTCCCGTTGGCCAGCAGGGAGTGCCTGGAATCCCGGGTCCACCCGGACCGGCTGGTTCGAAGGGAAACGATGGCCGGTGTAACCCCTCAGACTGCATGAGCCATCAAGTAGAATATAGCCCCAAGGGCCCTTCTGTCAAGGGGCCCTGGTAA